From Vagococcus jeotgali, one genomic window encodes:
- a CDS encoding IS256 family transposase — protein MTHFTTEIMETLINKGDLDDLFRRHLELAINSLLQAELTAFLDYEKYDRAGFNSGNSRNGNYSRSFKTEYGELNLVIPRDRNGEFSQQTLPAYKRTNDSLETTIIQLFKKGITMSEISDLIEKMYGHYYTPQTISNMSKIVSEDVLAFKERTLEAKYSVIFMDATHIPLKRQTVSKEAVYIVIGIRLDGTKEVLGFTIAPTESAYVWKEILQDLKDRGLEEVLLVVTDGLSGIHDSIHSVYPNAQFQQCCVHISRNIAHKVRVSDRQEVCNDFKLVYQAASKEEAMNQISFMIDKWKKQYPRVVKLLLNPAILTFYNFPPSIRRTIYSTNLIEGFNKQLKKYTKRKEQFPNEESLERFLVSQFNEYNQKFLGRVHKGFKEIQDTLESMF, from the coding sequence ATGACTCATTTTACTACAGAAATAATGGAAACACTAATTAATAAAGGTGATTTAGATGATTTATTTCGTCGTCATTTAGAACTCGCTATCAACTCATTATTACAGGCTGAATTAACAGCGTTTCTTGACTACGAAAAGTATGATAGAGCTGGATTTAATTCAGGTAATTCCCGCAATGGGAATTACTCACGTTCATTTAAAACAGAATATGGAGAATTAAATTTGGTGATTCCTAGAGATAGAAATGGAGAATTTTCCCAACAAACATTACCAGCCTATAAAAGAACCAATGATTCCTTAGAAACTACTATTATTCAGCTATTTAAAAAAGGGATCACTATGTCTGAAATCTCTGATCTAATTGAAAAAATGTATGGTCATTATTACACACCACAAACTATTTCAAACATGAGTAAAATCGTATCTGAAGATGTTTTGGCTTTTAAAGAAAGAACTTTAGAAGCTAAATACTCAGTCATTTTTATGGATGCTACTCATATTCCTTTAAAGAGACAAACCGTATCAAAAGAAGCCGTTTATATTGTGATAGGCATTCGATTGGATGGAACCAAAGAGGTTCTAGGATTTACTATTGCTCCAACCGAATCTGCTTATGTTTGGAAAGAGATACTTCAAGATTTAAAAGATCGTGGTTTAGAAGAGGTTTTATTAGTTGTAACTGATGGTTTAAGTGGTATTCACGATAGTATCCATAGTGTCTATCCAAATGCTCAATTTCAACAATGTTGTGTCCATATCTCTAGAAATATTGCTCATAAGGTTCGTGTTAGTGATCGACAAGAAGTCTGTAATGATTTCAAATTGGTTTATCAAGCAGCTTCAAAAGAAGAAGCTATGAATCAAATAAGTTTTATGATAGATAAATGGAAAAAGCAGTATCCACGAGTAGTTAAATTACTCTTGAATCCTGCTATATTAACTTTCTATAACTTCCCACCATCAATCAGAAGAACTATCTACTCAACTAACTTGATTGAGGGATTTAATAAACAGTTAAAAAAATATACAAAGAGAAAAGAACAATTTCCTAATGAAGAATCTCTGGAGAGATTCCTTGTTTCTCAGTTCAATGAATATAACCAAAAATTTTTAGGCAGAGTACATAAAGGATTTAAGGAAATACAAGATACATTAGAATCAATGTTTTAA
- a CDS encoding UDP-N-acetylmuramoyl-L-alanyl-D-glutamate--L-lysine ligase, whose product MTIEKLLKQHNLLKEFIHQDKWTYKLPVEDQRITDLSYDSRYVSTNTLFFCKGLEFKEKYLDNAIQEGLEIYISENPYDVEAKLGIIVTDIRKAMAILSMAFYDYPQNKLTLIGYTGTKGKTTAAYFLKHMLDANNHKKIAMLSTMNSTLDGKTFFKSNLTTPESLDLYRMMAEAVSYNMTHFIMEVSSQAYKLDRVYQLMFDIGIFMNISPDHISPIEHPTFDDYYYCKRQLLDHSKRFILNLDTVNVDLLLEEAQERHIPTLTYSRHSHEADYWWEVVEGKSNKFVVDSQNDLLDICGEYELKLMGDFNKDNALASLMASALAGNKKTVAFEGLSNATVPGRMEQLIQKNGSVVYVDYAHNLLSLTSLLEFARQERPDGKLITVIGSPGDKSISRREDFGGVLSQLTDCVILTADDPGHEKPEDIAQDISRYITNTHVTQLFEMDREKAICLALEMANPEDTVILAGKGRDLYQKVNGVDTPYIGDVTIAEKYINNM is encoded by the coding sequence ATGACAATTGAAAAACTTTTAAAACAACATAATCTATTAAAAGAATTTATTCATCAAGATAAATGGACGTATAAATTACCTGTGGAAGATCAAAGGATAACTGATCTTTCCTATGATTCAAGATATGTTTCAACAAACACTTTATTTTTCTGTAAAGGCTTAGAGTTTAAAGAAAAATATTTAGATAATGCTATTCAAGAAGGGTTAGAAATCTATATTTCCGAAAATCCTTATGACGTAGAGGCTAAATTAGGTATTATTGTAACAGATATCAGAAAAGCCATGGCTATCTTAAGTATGGCATTCTATGATTATCCTCAAAACAAACTAACCTTAATTGGCTATACTGGAACTAAGGGGAAAACTACTGCAGCTTATTTTTTAAAACATATGTTAGATGCCAATAATCATAAAAAAATTGCTATGCTATCAACCATGAATTCTACCTTAGATGGGAAAACATTTTTTAAATCAAATCTAACCACTCCGGAATCATTAGATTTATATCGAATGATGGCTGAAGCTGTGTCTTACAACATGACACATTTTATTATGGAAGTATCTTCACAAGCTTATAAGTTAGATAGAGTCTACCAATTAATGTTTGATATCGGTATTTTTATGAATATTTCTCCAGATCACATTAGTCCAATTGAACACCCGACTTTTGATGATTATTATTACTGTAAGCGTCAATTATTAGATCATTCAAAACGTTTCATTTTAAATTTAGATACAGTAAATGTCGACTTATTACTAGAAGAAGCTCAAGAAAGACATATCCCAACTCTGACTTATAGTCGCCATTCACATGAGGCTGATTATTGGTGGGAAGTTGTTGAGGGGAAATCTAATAAGTTTGTTGTAGACAGCCAAAATGATTTATTAGATATTTGTGGAGAATATGAATTAAAGTTAATGGGAGATTTTAATAAAGATAATGCTTTAGCAAGCTTGATGGCCTCAGCTCTAGCAGGAAACAAGAAGACTGTTGCTTTTGAAGGTTTATCAAACGCAACAGTCCCTGGTAGAATGGAGCAATTGATTCAAAAAAATGGCTCTGTTGTCTATGTTGATTATGCTCATAACTTGTTGAGCTTAACTAGCTTATTAGAATTTGCTAGGCAAGAAAGACCTGATGGAAAGTTAATTACAGTTATCGGTAGTCCAGGAGACAAGTCTATTTCAAGACGAGAAGATTTTGGTGGTGTACTAAGCCAATTGACTGATTGCGTTATTTTAACTGCTGATGACCCAGGTCATGAAAAACCAGAAGATATTGCTCAAGACATCAGTCGCTATATTACTAATACTCACGTCACTCAATTATTTGAAATGGACCGTGAAAAAGCTATTTGTTTAGCTCTTGAAATGGCTAATCCTGAAGATACGGTGATTTTAGCAGGTAAGGGTAGGGACTTATATCAAAAGGTCAATGGTGTGGATACGCCTTACATCGGTGATGTCACAATTGCAGAAAAATATATTAATAATATGTAA